From Mauremys reevesii isolate NIE-2019 linkage group 10, ASM1616193v1, whole genome shotgun sequence, the proteins below share one genomic window:
- the VASN gene encoding vasorin — protein MDHLILWTLLLLSPVARVQGCPSGCQCSQPQVVFCAARRSHTVPSGLPLDTAYLYAFENGITSLHDDSFRGLPALQQLDLSQNKISSLQRNVFQPLTNLVNLDLSSNQLREITNETFHGLRLLERLYLDRNRIQHIHPAALDTLENLLELKLQNNQLHSVPPLNLPKLLLLDISHNGIATIEAGAFHTVNIESLKIAGLGLSSLDEELFQNLNNLHELDISDNSLGRVPEVLRRLRGLTRLSLAGNTQIAQLQAENFGELPNLQELDISNLNLNTIPQDFFSLFPRLRAITAAENPFNCLCQLSWFGRWLHTSHVTLRRSEETRCHFPPKNAAKLLQHLEYADFGCPATPTPTPTLRTTSLQPAVLLTSSGHSALEPSLAAPTHESAPRQDSSTRAPHTAAQGPTSPEMQICPPRTCLNGGTCQLDAHNHLECQCPNGFSGLYCEAEIRRTTLPPITQAPTQSKQISIKQVSSTSLTVDLKNYQQAKDQLKGIRLTYRNLSGPDKRPVTLSLPTSLSEYTVRALRPNSTYHLCTGPLGEKPSEGEFCIEAHTAVQGTHQQHLPVTQSKDSNLTLMIVPALAAVLLLVIAVTAVTYYLRHRRAKAHADVGVDSSPLELEGVKTCLENRDLATHSQKLPENVAVLNGLECDVPLMHQRYPSNNNSPAVKPSYF, from the coding sequence ATGGACCACCTGATCCTGTGGACGCTGCTGCTTCTGTCCCCCGTAGCCCGGGTTCAGGGCTGTCCCTCAGGCTGCCAGTGCAGCCAGCCACAAGTTGTGTTCTGTGCGGCCCGGAGGAGCCACACCGTCCCGAGTGGCCTGCCACTGGACACAGCCTACCTGTACGCCTTCGAGAACGGCATCACCTCGCTCCATGACGACAGCTTCCGGGGCCTCCCGGCATTGCAGCAGCTGGACCTCTCCCAGAACAAGATTTCCAGCCTCCAGAGGAATGTCTTCCAGCCCCTCACCAACCTTGTCAACTTGGATCTGTCATCCAACCAGCTGCGTGAGATCACCAACGAAACCTTCCACGGGCTGCGCCTGCTGGAGCGCCTCTACCTGGACCGGAACCGAATCCAGCACATCCACCCAGCTGCCTTGGACACGCTGGAGAACCTGCTGGAGCTGAAGCTCCAGAACAATCAGCTGCATTCAGTTCCTCCGCTGAACCTTcccaagctcctgctgctggacATAAGCCACAACGGCATTGCCACCATCGAAGCTGGTGCCTTTCACACGGTGAACATAGAGTCTCTCAAGatcgcagggctggggctgagcagctTGGATGAGGAGCTTTTTCAGAACTTGAACAACCTCCACGAGCTGGACATCTCGGACAACTCGCTGGGCAGAGTCCCGGAGGTGCTCCGGCGGCTCCGGGGCCTCACCAGGCTCAGCCTGGCTGGGAACACCCAAATCGCTCAGCTGCAGGCGGAGAATTTCGGGGAGCTGCCCAACCTCCAAGAGCTGGACATCAGCAACCTCAACCTCAACACCATCCCCCAGGACTTCTTCAGCCTCTTCCCCAGGCTCCGGGCCATCACCGCGGCCGAGAATCCATTCAATTGCCTCTGCCAGCTGAGCTGGTTTGGGCGCTGGTTACACACCAGCCATGTCACGCTCAGGAGGTCCGAGGAGACAAGGTGCCACTTCCCTCCCAAGAACGCTGCTAAGCTCCTCCAGCACCTGGAATATGCAGACTTCGGCTGTCctgccaccccaacccccactcccaccctgagaaccacctccctgcagccagccgtGCTCCTCACCAGCAGCGGGCACTCTGCGCTGGAGCCCAGCCTCGCTGCTCCCACTCATGAGTCCGCACCCCGGCAGGACAGCTCTACGCGCGCACCACACACGGCTGCGCAGGGGCCGACTAGCCCCGAGATGCAGATTTGCCCTCCCCGGACGTGCTTAAATGGGGGCACCTGCCAGCTAGACGCGCACAACCACCTGGAGTGCCAGTGCCCCAACGGCTTCTCGGGCTTGTACTGCGAGGCCGAGATCCGGAGAACAACCCTGCCCCCCATCACCCAGGCGCCCACGCAGAGCAAGCAAATCAGCATTAAGCAGGTCAGCAGCACCTCACTGACGGTGGACTTAAAAAACTATCAACAGGCCAAAGATCAGCTGAAGGGCATCCGCCTGACCTACCGCAACCTGTCCGGGCCCGACAAGCGGCCGGTCACGCTCAGCCTGCCGACGTCGCTCTCCGAATACACCGTACGCGCGCTGAGACCGAACTCCACCTACCACCTCTGCACTGGGCCGCTGGGGGAGAAGCCCTCCGAAGGGGAGTTCTGCATCGAGGCCCACACTGCTGTGCAGGGGACTCACCAGCAGCACCTGCCCGTCACCCAGAGCAAAGACAGCAACCTGACGCTCATGATCGTGCCAGCGCtcgctgctgtgctgctgctggttatTGCTGTGACAGCAGTCACGTACTATCTCCGGCACCGACGGGCTAAGGCGCATGCTGATGTTGGGGTGGACTCCAGCCCCCTGGAGCTGGAAGGGGTGAAAACATGTCTGGAAAACAGAGACTTAGCGACCCACAGTCAAAAGCTGCCAGAGAACGTGGCGGTGCTGAACGGCTTAGAATGCGACGTCCCTCTGATGCACCAACGCTACCCCAGTAACAACAACAGCCCAGCGGTCAAGCCGTCTTATTTCTAG